A stretch of DNA from Halobacillus litoralis:
TAATCGTCATCTACAGGTGAAAAACCTTCATCCGTATGCCTCATATCAATGATAGGGTTAATCTTATAATCACTCAGACGTAACTGTGTATGCTCAAGGCCTTCAAGTGCTTGTTTGACAAGGTATTCAGAATTACCGTTCTCTCTTGAACTTCCTAATATAGTCAATATTTTCATTAAATACTGCCTCCTTTGCTTCTAAAAAGTATATCATTGAACAAATCATCATAGTTATCTATACTTATCGATAATAACTATTGTAAAAAATGATAGAGGTGTATGTATGGATGTTTCTTATCTTTATACATTTAAAGAAGTAGCCAAATGGGGGAGCTATACCCGTACGGGGGAAGAACTCGGTTATGCTCAGTCTAGTGTGACGACACAAGTGAAAAAGCTTGAAGATTACTATGGGGTGAGACTTTTTGAGCGCGCTGGACAAACGATGCGTTTAACCCAGTCTGGTGAACAACTCTTATATTATGTCGACCTACCAGGTCGTCGACTTAATGGAAGAAGCGGAAAGCAAGCTTTCGGATCGTGTTCAAATGCGAGGGACGGTGAGGATTGGAGCTGTTGAATCGTTGGCAGCTTATTTTATATCCAAGTCTTTGAAAGCTTTTAAAGAGCAAAACCCCGACTTGCGAATTCAGTTAGAATCAGGACTCTGTCCAAATCTAAAAGATGGTGTGTTAGAAAGTCATTATGATCTCGCTGTGGTACTTGATGAAGAAGTGAAACATCCTCATTTGAAAGCTTTACTTCTTCGAAAGGAAAGAATGGTGATGGTTGCTGCTAAGGAGCACCCGCTTGTTGGTGAGAAGGGAATAGACTTGCGGTGTATAGAGGACGAGACACTCATTCTGACAGAAAAAGATTGCTCCTATAGAAATATGCTGGAGCGGCTTTTAAAGAAACGTGCCGTAGAACCCCGCTCTGTGATTTCCTTTACAAGTCTTGAAGCAATCAAACAATGTGTGATTGACGAACTGGGGATCGCAATGCTCCCGGAAATGACAGTCGCCAGGGAACTTGAGAATGGAAGTCTTTGTGCTTTGGATTTTGACCATGGAGAATTGGCTTTATACATTCAAATCATTCATCATCATAAGAAATGGTTATCTCCTTCGTTGGAGAAGTTCATCGAATTGCTTTATGAGAAAAAATGAAGATGATGATCTGTATTAAAACAGTAATTTTGGTCAAATGAAGCGTTATATTCATTTTTTAGTAAGGAACCAAAAGAAATTAAGATACAAAAAAAAAGGCGCTGAACCCTTTCACAGCGCCTTTTTTGTATCTGGCAAATGCCTAAATTAAAAAAACTTTCAGAAAACGGTTGCAATTTTACCTCCCTCACAGTAAACTGTACCATAACAGATAAACAAAATAACTTCTGTTATAACAAAGGAGGAGCTAAAATGAAAAAACAACAGAATGTCCCTTGTCCGCAGTGTGGTTCTAAAATTGAAGGTCATACTTACAATTACATGATGGAATGTGATCGTTGCCTTTCCAAAAAAGATGAATAATTTTTTGGAATACCTGTTATATATCAGTGTTGTTTAGTGGTTATTAGTATACAACAGAGGTGGCGATTCAATGGAAACCAAATTGTCTGGAATACAAATTCATGGAACGATGCACGACGGGTTTGCAGAGATTTTAACAGACGAGGCATTATCCTTTATCATTCAATTGCATGAAAATTTTAATGACAAAAGAAAACAGTTACTTGCAGACCGGGTCGAGACCCAAAAGAAAATTGATCAAGGAGAACGGCCTGATTTCCTGAAAGAAACAGAACATATCAGAAAAGCTGACTGGACGATATCCCCCCATACCTGACGATCTTAAAGATCGTCGGGTAGAAATTACAGGGCCTGTGGATCGGAAAATGGTAATCAACGGCCTGAATTCCGGAGCGAAGGTGTTCATGGCTGACTTTGAGGATGCGAATTCTCCGACCTGGCTGAATACGATTCAAGGCCAAATTAACTTGAGAGATGCCGTTAGAAAAAACATTCGTTTTGAAAATCCAAACGGGAAAGTATATGAGTTAAACGAAAAAACCGCTGTACTCAAAGTACGCCCGCGTGGGTGGCATTTAGAAGAGAAGCATCTGACATACAATCAGGAACGGCTCTCAGGTAGTCTCGTGGACTTTGGCCTCTATTTTTTCCATAATGCAAAAAAAACTCATAGAAAATGGTTCGGGACCGTATTTTTACTTACCGAAGCTTGAAAACCATCGAGAGGCGAAGTTGTGGAACGATGTGTTTGTCTTTGCTCAAGACTATCTGAACATCCCACAAGGTACAGTGAAAGCGACTGTCTTGATTGAAACGATTTTAGCTGCATTTGAGATGGATGAAATCCTTTATGAATTAAGGAATCATTCCGCTGGATTGAACTGTGGCCGTTGGGATTATATTTTCAGCTACTTGAAAAAGTTCCGTCATGATGAAAATTTTTTGCTGCCTGACCGTGCAGATGTGACGATGACTGTTCCATTTATGAGGGCCTACTCGCAATTAACCATTCAAACCTGTCACAAGCGAAAGGCTCATGCCATGGGGGGGAATGGCGGCTCAAATACCAGTGAAAAATGATAAAGAGAAAAACGACGCTGCTTTTGAAAAGGTACGTGCAGATAAGGAGCGGGAAGTGAAAGATGGCCACGATGGGACGTGGGTCGCCCACCCGGCCATGGTAGAGACAGCGGTGGATATTTTTAACAAATATATGCCTGGTGAAAATCAGATTCAAAAAGATCAAGCGACCGTCTCTTACCGTGCAGAGCAATTGCTGGAAGTACCTGAAGGGTCTATTACAGAGCAGGGGTTAAGAACAAATATTAATGTTGGTATCCAATATATGGCGTCATGGCTGGATGGCAGAGGGGGCAGCACCGATCCATCATTTGATGGAGGATGCGGCAACTGCTGAAATATCGAGATCCCAAGTATGGCAGTGGATCAGACATCCGAAAGGCATTTTGAAAGATGGCCGGGAGATCACGATGGAGCTTTACGCATCGTTGAAAGAAGAAGAGATGGAAGCGATACGTTGGGAAGTTGGAGAGAGTGTTTTTGAAAAAGGTTCCTATACAGAAGCCGCTCAGTTGTTTGACCAACTGATTCGAAACGATGAGTTTGCTGAGTTTTTAACTTTAGAAGCTTATAACCATTTATCTTAAGGGGGATTTCATAATGAATGAGCGTATAGAAAAGTTGCGTCACCAGTGGCAGGATGAGAGTCGATGGAGCGGGGTGCAAAGACCATATGAAGCCGAAGAGGTCATTCGGTTAAGAGGGTCCATGGATATTCAACATACCTTAGCGGAAAAAGGTGCCGAAAAGCTCTGGAAGTTAATGAACGAGGAAGATTATGTCCACGCTTTGGGTGCTTTGACAGGAAACCAAGCGATGCAGCAGGTGAAAGCAGGGCTTAAGGCCATTTATTTGAGTGGGTGGCAAGTGGCAGCTGATGCCAACCTTTCAGGGCACATGTATCCTGATCAAAGCTTGTACCCGGCTAATAGTGTACCGCAAGTGGTGAAAAGGATAAATCAAGCTTTGCAAAGAGCGGACCAAATTCACCACATGGAAGGCAAAGACGATATAGATTGGTTTGCACCTATTGTCGCAGACGCCGAAGCTGGTTTTGGTGGGCAGTTGAATGTGTTTGAGTTAATGAAAGGAATGGTTGAAGCGGGGGCGGCAGCCGTTCACTTTGAAGATCAGCTTTCTTCGGAGAAAAAATGTGGTCACCTCGGAGGAAAAGTCCTTTTGCCGACACAAACGGCGGTTCGAAATTTGATTTCCGCAAGGTTTGCTGCGGATGTTATGGGAACACCGACGATCATCATTGCAAGAACCGATGCGAATGCAGCGGATCTGATTACGAGCGACGTGGATCCATATGATGCGCCATTCATTACTGGTGAGAGAACGGCTGAAGGTTTCTTTAAAACTAGGTCTGGGTTGGATCAGGCTATTGCACGTGGTTTGGCTTATGCGCCATATGCTGATCTTGTTTGGTGTGAAACGTCGGAGCCTAACCTGGATGAGGCCCGTCGTTTTGCTGAAGCCATTCACGAACAATACCCCGGAAAGCTATTGGCTTATAACTGCTCTCCATCTTTCAACTGGAAGAAGAAACTGGATGATGAAACGATTGCAAACTTCCAGCGGGAGTTAGGGAAAATGGGATACAAGTTCCAATTTGTCACATTGGCAGGATTCCATGCCTTGAATCACGGCATGTTCGAACTTGCTCGTCAATATAAAGATCGTGGTATGGAAGCCTATTCAGAACTTCAGCAAGCAGAGTTTGCGAGCGAAATTCACGGATACTCAGCGACACGACATCAGCGTGAAGTTGGAACAGGATATTTTGATGAAGTCGCTCAAGTGATCTCAGGTGGAACCTCTTCTACAACAGCATTGAAAGGGTCAACAGAAACGGAACAATTCAACACTGAAACCGTTAGCCCTTCTTCCTAATCGGAGCAAATGAATGAGTGAGAAACGTCGGGAGAGTTGAGCCTCCAGGCGTTTCTTTTTCTTGTCCATAAAGCACAATTCCTCGCCAAATTAATATGGTATGATATCAGTTATTTTCAGTGATTGCGAAAATCAGGAGTGATATCATGCCGGTGATTTCAGGAAAAGAATATATTAAACGGATCGATGCGATGCATGCGGAAGTGTGGGTGGCCGGTGACAAAGTAACAGGTAATATCTCTGAACATCCTGCTTTCAACGGGATTGTCCACAGCCAGGCGGAACTCTACGATCTTCAATGTGATCATAAGCACGACATGACTTTTTCCTCGGAAACGACAGG
This window harbors:
- a CDS encoding LysR family transcriptional regulator; this translates as MDVSYLYTFKEVAKWGSYTRTGEELGYAQSSVTTQVKKLEDYYGVRLFERAGQTMRLTQSGEQLLYYVDLPGRRLNGRSGKQAFGSCSNARDGEDWSC
- the aceA gene encoding isocitrate lyase, with amino-acid sequence MNERIEKLRHQWQDESRWSGVQRPYEAEEVIRLRGSMDIQHTLAEKGAEKLWKLMNEEDYVHALGALTGNQAMQQVKAGLKAIYLSGWQVAADANLSGHMYPDQSLYPANSVPQVVKRINQALQRADQIHHMEGKDDIDWFAPIVADAEAGFGGQLNVFELMKGMVEAGAAAVHFEDQLSSEKKCGHLGGKVLLPTQTAVRNLISARFAADVMGTPTIIIARTDANAADLITSDVDPYDAPFITGERTAEGFFKTRSGLDQAIARGLAYAPYADLVWCETSEPNLDEARRFAEAIHEQYPGKLLAYNCSPSFNWKKKLDDETIANFQRELGKMGYKFQFVTLAGFHALNHGMFELARQYKDRGMEAYSELQQAEFASEIHGYSATRHQREVGTGYFDEVAQVISGGTSSTTALKGSTETEQFNTETVSPSS
- a CDS encoding LysR family transcriptional regulator substrate-binding protein encodes the protein MEEAESKLSDRVQMRGTVRIGAVESLAAYFISKSLKAFKEQNPDLRIQLESGLCPNLKDGVLESHYDLAVVLDEEVKHPHLKALLLRKERMVMVAAKEHPLVGEKGIDLRCIEDETLILTEKDCSYRNMLERLLKKRAVEPRSVISFTSLEAIKQCVIDELGIAMLPEMTVARELENGSLCALDFDHGELALYIQIIHHHKKWLSPSLEKFIELLYEKK
- a CDS encoding YhfH family protein, producing MKKQQNVPCPQCGSKIEGHTYNYMMECDRCLSKKDE